AGCAATCTGTCGCCGATTACTGATGCCATCGGCAGCTTGGCCCAAAAATACGGCATCGCCTCATCGATATCGGTATCCGGTCCGCAGGCGACAGACAAGATGATTCACGCTTCCCCTCTCTACCGCATGGACCTCAAAGCCACGCTGAGCAACGCCACTGTCGGCAGCTTCCAAAAATTATTATCAGACCTTGAGGGCCAGCCGTATTTCTTCAGCGTTGACAGCTTCTCCTTCAAGAGCGCATCGGGCTCCGGCTGGCATGACAACTCTTCAATCACCTTAATCGGCCACTTTTATGCAGAAAATCGAGTTGAATAAAATAAAGAACTCCTCCCTGTGGCGTTGGCGCTATGCCCTTATTTTTGCGGCGTATTCATTTGTTTTCTTGTCAATCTTCATCTCCGTCAGTAAATTCTTGGCCAAGGAAATCAACCGCAGCTTCGGCCAGCCTTCCTTGGAAACGGAAGGCGTTACCACGACCCTGGATCTTCAGGGTTATGAACGCCTTGCTGCCAAGCTCAAGTTGGCGACTTCAACCCCAGAGGCCTCACCTACCTCAACCGAATCTCTAGCCACCTCGACCACAGCCATTGAAGTGGCCATGGAATCGGCGACAACAACTGCCACCACGTCCGCACAAGCCGCCCCCCTTGCCCAGCCGGTAAAAAGACTCTCTATCCATATCGCCAACAGCACTAAAAAATCCGGTTTGGCCAGCAAATTAAAAAACTCGCTTTCATCCAAGCTGGATGCGGACTTCAAGACAGACAACCTGCCGCCACCGCTCAAGCAGACTGTCATCAGGTACAAGCTGGGTGTGTCAGATGAAACCTTGGAAGCCGTCAAGCTGGGCGTCTCTGCCCAATATGACGCCATCACCGAAATTGCTGGAAATGACGCCGCCTATGACCTGGAAATAATTATCGGGTTGAAATAATCTTCATTACATACAAAAAAGCTGCGGAATCATCCGCAGCTTTTTTGTATTGAAACAGCCTTAATTATCTTGCCAAGTATAGTTGGCTATCTTTCCATTGCCATCTAGATACGCCTTGACTACGATTTTACGCACCAGCTCTCCGACCTGGCCGGAAGAATTGATGGTCTTGGGGTTGGATTGGGTGTCGACCGTGACCGTAGCGCAACCCCTGACAGGTGAAGCGCACCCGCCAGAAAGCACTGCCACGGAATATGTGCCTGAATACCCCTTGTTGCGAGCAATCTTGAGCAATGCGTCCTTGGCTCCGAATTCAGCGGCGGCAAGCGCACTATCGGAATTCGCAACCTCGGCGCTTGATGCGTTGTCATTGCCGCTCAGATTGGCCGTGAGCAGACTCAAGCTGACGATCAAAGCCAGCATAGCAAATATTACTGGCATGGCCGCAACTCCTGATTGTGTATAGAGATTTTTCATAATTAAAAATCCTGATGAAAATCGATCGTAGTCCTGAGACTCTGGCCATATTGCCAATCCGGGGAGGCAGCGGTTGAGCTAGCGCTGAGCCTGATTTCAAGCGTGACTATCTTTTTGCTGAATACGGTGCTGGGATTTTCCAGCCTGGTAAAGACTGGGGTGCCGACACGGGCTGAGCTTCCGGTTATGGCTTCAGATGAAGCATTGCACGCTCCGCCAGCTTGTCTCCTGAGCTGGTAATCAGCGACGCAATAGGTGATGTTGGCGCCGGAATTTGACAGTACAAGCGAACTGCTTGTGGCGCCGGCAAATGCCGGCGTAATCAAAGTTGAAGAAGCGGAAACATCACGCTTGATCCGTTCAGCAGCAAACCGCAGGCCCTGGTTTATTTCCGACTTGACCACTACCTGTCCTCGGCTGCGCGAAAGCATCAATATGGCATTGGTGAGAATAGTCGCAAGCAGAGCCAAAAGCGCCGTGTATATCAGCACCTCAAGCAAGGTGAAGCCTTTATTATCGATAATGATTTTCATTTATTCAAGTGGCACCGAGGTACTCTGGCCTTTGTCCAGAGCGATCCCGAATGACCATTTTTTGCTGTCTTCGTTATGATAAAGAGCCAGCCCTCCTATCGAGCGGTCGCTTAAACCAGGGGTGTTGGCTAAACTGGCAATGGCCTCGGAGACATCAAGCCAGTCTCCGGGCAGATCGTGACCATAATTATCAGCCGCGAGTTCAAGATTAGCGACCACTTCCTTGCCCCTGACCACAACTCCTAGGGCCGCTCGCTTCTTCTCTGACCCGAACACATAAAGCCACTGACTCGACTTGCCCTCAAGAGTAACCGCGCCAGATGACTTGGCATACATCAATTTGGCATCGTCAGACCAATATCCAGCATTCAAGCGGGCGACTGCCAGCCCCTGTTTCAAAGTGAGGTCAGCCAATGGCACGATTACCCTGTCGCGGGCTGATTTGGGCACCAAAGGCGTGAGAAATCGGCTGGAACTCATCAGGCGGCCATCAACGTCTGTCGCCGACTTGAGTTCAGGGATGGTCAATTCTTCCTCGATGACTCTGCCGCCGATCAACAAAGGTGCCAGGCGCTTGAACGTCCGGCTTTGGACAAAAACCAGAATTACGGTCAGGAGAAGGATTGAGCCGATGACTGAAAGTATTATTACCTTGTTTTTCTTTTGCATATGATTATGGGCTATAATTCACGACGATTTCATCGATCCGGGGCGTAGACGAACCCCTGGCAGTGCAATCGTCGGAGCAGACTTGGACCTTGTAGCTGTAATAGCGCTTATTATTGAAGCTTGAAAAACAACCGATTTCAGCCGGCACATCGGGACCGCCCGGGTCATACCAATCCCCTGGCGCGCAAGTTGTGCCGCCGATATAGACCCAGGTTCCGACCGAGCAGGCTGGATAATCAGTCGAGCCATTGGCACAATCAGAGGCCGCGAGCTGGAACCTGACCCGGCCTTCATTCTGGCCGACGCCACCGAGCACGCCTTGCCACAAGATGGAATTATAGGCGGGTCCATCGGTCGAGCTGGCGGTATCGAAAACGGCGGAAACCAGATCTCCGGTAATGGCAATCTGTGCCATTCCTCCGGTGACGAAGACATAGCTTGGTGAGATGGATTCATTGCCGGCGCCGTCGGTCGAACGTACTCGGAAATAATAAGACGTGGTCGAGGCTAAGCCGCTAATGTCAACTGAGTGACTGGTTACCAGGCTCGCATCCAAAGAGGTGCAGTCGTTATTGGTAGCGCAATCATTAACGAAAGTTCCAGAGATGCTGTATTGAACCTGGCTGGTCGACAACTCGTCTGTCGTCCAAGTCACCGTCGCGGAATTAGCAGTGGTCGAAGAGGCGATGGCGCTTATTACCGGCGGTGTCACGTGGATGACAAAATCATTGGCCGATTCAGCGTTCCCGCCGAAGCTCACCCAGGCGCTATAATAATCAGTGCCGTTCTTGTTGTACCGCACCCGGGCTTGCCAATGGTAATTATTGTCAGCAGGTGAAATAGCGATCGCGCAATTATTGCCGGTCTGGCTGCAATCAATCGGTCCGGGGCCGGCTACGCCAGTTCCCTCGCTTGCGCTGCCGCAGGCACCGGCACCGCAGACGAAAGCAGAGCCGACGGCTTTGTACTCGATTTGCGGGTAAAGAGTGCCGCCGGAAACCGGGGCTTGCATCGTCATGGTCAGGTAGACTGGCGTAGCGCTGGCCGTGTCGCCCGTGGCGATGCTCTGGGTCAGTCCGGAATTCCTGTACTGGTTCAAGCTCGACGGATCGCTTGGCGTACTGGACAATACCGTGAAGCTCTTAGTATTTGATGGGTAGCCGTTGGAAGTCGTGGTTGCCAGTCCGGTCACCGCGCCGGTGGGAACTGCCGTCTGGATGGCCGTATCGGACCAACTAGTGAAAACCGTCGCGTCAACGCCGGAACTGAAAGTCACTTTATTGCTGCCATTGAATGAGCCGGGGCAGCTGCCGCCATTCTGGCACAGGTGATTGCCATTGGCTGTCACGGCATCACCGATGGCTCCGCTTGAAGGAGAAAAGCTGGACACCCTAGGCAGGATGCGGAACCCCGAAGCGGTATATGTGTGCTGGTCACCCCAGCTGCCGCTGCCCTGCTGCATCACTACGCTGCCGGTATAGGAATTATCAGGAATGACGGTCGGAATTTGCACTGTAATCGAGGTATTGTTCCAAGCCGTCGTCGTGGCCGAACCCGAGGGACCTGAACAGGTAGCGGCG
The genomic region above belongs to Candidatus Falkowbacteria bacterium and contains:
- a CDS encoding LytR C-terminal domain-containing protein yields the protein MQKIELNKIKNSSLWRWRYALIFAAYSFVFLSIFISVSKFLAKEINRSFGQPSLETEGVTTTLDLQGYERLAAKLKLATSTPEASPTSTESLATSTTAIEVAMESATTTATTSAQAAPLAQPVKRLSIHIANSTKKSGLASKLKNSLSSKLDADFKTDNLPPPLKQTVIRYKLGVSDETLEAVKLGVSAQYDAITEIAGNDAAYDLEIIIGLK
- a CDS encoding prepilin-type N-terminal cleavage/methylation domain-containing protein, yielding MKIIIDNKGFTLLEVLIYTALLALLATILTNAILMLSRSRGQVVVKSEINQGLRFAAERIKRDVSASSTLITPAFAGATSSSLVLSNSGANITYCVADYQLRRQAGGACNASSEAITGSSARVGTPVFTRLENPSTVFSKKIVTLEIRLSASSTAASPDWQYGQSLRTTIDFHQDF